GCAAGCACGGAATCGTTCCTGATCGTCGTCGACGACCCCGACGCGCGCGAGCCCGCCGGGAAGATCTGGGACCACTGGGTCGTCTGGAACATCGACGCCGACACCGAGTCGATCCCCGAGGACTGGGACCTCGAGAGCGACGGCGCCGTCGCCGGCGAGAACGACTACGGCGAGACGGGCTGGGGCGGCCCGAACCCGCCGGACCGGGAACACACTTACCGGTTCCTCCTCTACGCGCTCGACGACCGCCTGAGCCTCCGCAGAGACGCCACGAAAGACGACGTGTACGACGCCGCCGAGGGCTGCGTCGTCGGCAAGGCGCAGCTCGAAGGCACGTACGCGCCCTGACGCGGGGACTTCGGACGGTTCTCCGGCCGCCGGTCAGCCGTCGAGCAGTTCCCGCGTGGCCCGCCGCACCGCGTCGTCGCTGGAGCCGTCGGGTTCCCACCCGAGCGCCGACAGCTTCTCGATGGAGAGGCGCATCCGCGGCACGTCGCCGACCCACCCGCGGTCGCCGCCGGTGTACTCGTAGTCGGGGTCGAGCCCCATCTCGTCGCTCACGATGTCGGCGATGGTCGTGACGGAGGTGGTGGTGCGGGTGCCGAGGTTGTAGACGTTGAAGTCGTCGTCGGCGTATTCGACGACGTGACACATCGCGTCGACGCAGTCGTCGACGTGCATGTAGGACTTCTCCTGGCGGCCGTCGCCGAGGATCGTCAGCGACTCGGGGTCCTCGCTCAGTTTGTCGATGAAGTCGGGGATGACCGCCCCAAGCTGGAGGCGCGGCCCGACGATGTTGGCGAAGCGGTACACCCACGCCGTGAAGTCGTGACTGTTGGCGTACACCGACAGCAGGCTCTCCTCGCCGAGTTTGCTCGCGCCGTAGATGCTGATGGGTTCCAGCGGCGCGTAGTCCTCGGGGGTCGGACGGGGCGCCTCGCCGTACACCGTCGACGAGGAGGTGAAGGCGATCTTGTCGACGCCGACCGCGTCCATCCGGTCGAGGACGGTCTCGGTGAGTTCGTTGTTGAAGCGGTACTGGTCGATGTCGTCGGCGGCGGCGTTCTTGTTCGCGGCGAAGTGGAAGACGCCGTCGACGTCTTCGGTGATGGCCTCGGCGGCCACGTCGGGGTCGGTCAGGTCGCCCTCGACGAGTTCGACGCCGTCGGGGAGCCAGTCGCGCTCGCCGTTCGAGAGGTCGTCGACCGCGACGACTTCGTTGTCGCCGACGAGCCGCGCACAGAGGTGCGAGCCGACGAAGCCCGCGCCCCCGGTGACGACCAGTCGCTTCCCGGAGAGGTCCATGCGCGGAAGTCGTCCAGCGGCGACATGTGTGTTGCGGAAGCCCGGCGGGACGACCGGTGGTCGCCGGGGCCGACCGAACGTGTCACCGACAACGGTAAATCGCGGAGGGGACACAGACGACGTATGAACGACGACGGACCACGGGGGGCGAGCCGGCGCGCGTTTCTCGCCGGGGCGGGCGCGGTCGCCGGGGCCGCGCTCGCGGGCTGTGGCGGACTCGTCTCCAGACCGGGGAGCGAGGGCACGCCGACGGCCCGGGACGTGACGCTCCCGGCGCCGGCCAAGGGACCCGAGGACGCGCCGGTGACGGTCGGCGTCTACAAGGACTTCGCGTGTCCGGCGTGTCGGGAGTTCAACCGCGTCGTCGCACCGAAGATCCAGAGCGAGTACGTCGACCCGGGCGTCGTCCGACTCGAACACTACGACTTCCCGCTGGACACGCACGCGCCGGCGTCCTACACCGCCGCGAACGCCGCACGCGCCGTCCAGCACGAGGCTGACGACGCGGCGTTTTTCGCGTACGCCGACCTGCTGTTCGACAACCAGGGCGATTTCGGGCCGTCGACCTACGCCGATCTGGCGGGCGAGGTCGACGCGGACGGCGAACGCGCGCGGTCGGCCGCGGAGGGTCGGACCTATCGGCGGGTGATAACCGAGGACAAGCAGGCGGGGATCGACGCGGGCGTGGGCGGCACGCCGTGGGTGTTCGTGAACGGGTCGGCCGTCGACGGGTTCGGCTGGGAGCGCGTCCGATCGGCGATCGAGAGCGCGCGGCCCGACGGCTGATCCCGCGAGCGCGGACGGCGCGGGAGCGGACGCGTTCGGAAGGCTCCTAAACGGGGGTTCCGTAGCCGTCGTTCATGAACGACGAACCCGAGGTCGCGGTGTTGCGGCTGGGCCACCGGCCGGGCCGCGACGACCGGATGACGACCCACGTCGGACTCACGGCGCGGGCGCTGGGCGCCGACCGCGTCGTCTTCGGGCCGAAGGCGTCGGGATCGGCCGACACCGTCCGGGACATCACCGACCGCTTCGGCGGTCCCTTCGGCGTCGAGGTCACCGACGCGCCCAAGGCCACCATCTCCGAGTGGACCGGCCCGGTCGTCCACCTCACGATGTACGGCCTGCCGATCCAGAACGTCCAGGGCGACCTGCGCGCGTCGCTGGA
The window above is part of the Halosimplex rubrum genome. Proteins encoded here:
- a CDS encoding YbhB/YbcL family Raf kinase inhibitor-like protein, which produces MADLQLTSPAFADGAAIPERYGYTADNVNPPFEITGAPASTESFLIVVDDPDAREPAGKIWDHWVVWNIDADTESIPEDWDLESDGAVAGENDYGETGWGGPNPPDREHTYRFLLYALDDRLSLRRDATKDDVYDAAEGCVVGKAQLEGTYAP
- a CDS encoding NAD-dependent epimerase/dehydratase family protein — protein: MDLSGKRLVVTGGAGFVGSHLCARLVGDNEVVAVDDLSNGERDWLPDGVELVEGDLTDPDVAAEAITEDVDGVFHFAANKNAAADDIDQYRFNNELTETVLDRMDAVGVDKIAFTSSSTVYGEAPRPTPEDYAPLEPISIYGASKLGEESLLSVYANSHDFTAWVYRFANIVGPRLQLGAVIPDFIDKLSEDPESLTILGDGRQEKSYMHVDDCVDAMCHVVEYADDDFNVYNLGTRTTTSVTTIADIVSDEMGLDPDYEYTGGDRGWVGDVPRMRLSIEKLSALGWEPDGSSDDAVRRATRELLDG
- a CDS encoding DsbA family protein, whose translation is MNDDGPRGASRRAFLAGAGAVAGAALAGCGGLVSRPGSEGTPTARDVTLPAPAKGPEDAPVTVGVYKDFACPACREFNRVVAPKIQSEYVDPGVVRLEHYDFPLDTHAPASYTAANAARAVQHEADDAAFFAYADLLFDNQGDFGPSTYADLAGEVDADGERARSAAEGRTYRRVITEDKQAGIDAGVGGTPWVFVNGSAVDGFGWERVRSAIESARPDG
- a CDS encoding tRNA (cytidine(56)-2'-O)-methyltransferase, translated to MNDEPEVAVLRLGHRPGRDDRMTTHVGLTARALGADRVVFGPKASGSADTVRDITDRFGGPFGVEVTDAPKATISEWTGPVVHLTMYGLPIQNVQGDLRASLEAGEPVLFVVGAEKVSFDVYERADYNVAVTNQPHSEVASLAVTLDRLFDGAELDREWVGADREVIPMETGKRVVEPDGAESVDGAGSADRAE